From Amphritea atlantica, a single genomic window includes:
- the queE gene encoding 7-carboxy-7-deazaguanine synthase, producing the protein MFYTLQGEGAQAGRPAVFCRFTGCNLWSGREQDRSKAVCNFCDTDFIGTDGQNGGKFQSADALARKIKSFWPESQTADAGRPYVVCTGGEPLLQLDMELIEALHQQGFEIAVETNGTLPVPQQIDWICVSPKADAQLVQLSGDELKLVYPQPLAQPEKFTQLHFKHFYLQPMDGPMQRINTQECIRYCLSNPQWKLSLQTHKLLGID; encoded by the coding sequence CCGGCGGTATTCTGCCGGTTTACCGGTTGCAACCTCTGGTCTGGCCGGGAACAGGACCGAAGCAAAGCGGTCTGTAATTTCTGCGATACTGATTTTATCGGCACGGATGGCCAGAATGGCGGCAAGTTTCAATCGGCAGATGCCCTTGCCAGGAAAATTAAAAGTTTCTGGCCAGAAAGCCAGACCGCCGATGCCGGGCGCCCCTATGTGGTTTGCACCGGCGGTGAACCCCTGCTGCAGCTGGATATGGAGCTGATTGAAGCGTTGCATCAGCAGGGTTTTGAGATCGCTGTAGAAACCAATGGTACACTCCCGGTACCGCAACAGATTGACTGGATCTGTGTCAGCCCGAAAGCGGATGCTCAACTGGTCCAGCTCAGTGGTGATGAACTGAAACTGGTATATCCACAACCGCTGGCCCAGCCAGAAAAGTTCACACAGTTACACTTTAAACATTTCTATCTGCAACCAATGGACGGTCCGATGCAGCGCATCAATACTCAGGAGTGTATCCGCTACTGCCTGAGCAACCCGCAGTGGAAGCTAAGCCTGCAGACCCATAAATTACTTGGCATTGACTAG
- a CDS encoding bile acid:sodium symporter family protein encodes MELFCMAGGNALSLLLPVALFIIMLGMGLTLKLSDFLSLRQRPLAIVAGVSLQLLFLPLLAWLVVTVLQLPAVLAAGLLIVSFAPGGATSNMISYLCRADTALSISLTAITSLIIPFSLPWFTWMTLEHLLGSGVMVELPLLSTIAKLVMVTLIPVVTGLYINRRWPRLCDQLQRPIKVLSLVFMFAVVVMISWANRAVLPELMPLLSPAIILLASSAMVFAMLVARYLLRLNTETALTLGIETGIQNAGTALMVTGAILQQPEMSLTVLLYGILMQVPAVLLILWRNSPVRWRSVLVNAK; translated from the coding sequence ATGGAGTTGTTCTGTATGGCGGGTGGCAATGCACTTTCACTGTTATTACCGGTTGCTCTGTTTATTATTATGCTGGGCATGGGGCTGACACTAAAGCTGAGTGACTTTTTATCTCTGCGTCAGCGACCGCTGGCTATTGTTGCTGGTGTGTCACTGCAACTTCTGTTTCTGCCTTTGTTGGCGTGGCTGGTGGTGACTGTGCTGCAACTTCCCGCAGTTCTGGCTGCGGGATTGCTGATCGTATCCTTTGCCCCGGGTGGTGCTACCTCGAATATGATCAGCTATCTCTGCCGTGCTGATACCGCGCTGTCGATTTCGCTGACGGCGATTACCAGTCTGATCATACCCTTTTCGCTGCCCTGGTTCACCTGGATGACCCTGGAGCACCTTTTAGGCAGTGGGGTAATGGTAGAGCTGCCTCTGCTAAGCACCATTGCGAAGCTGGTTATGGTGACGCTGATTCCCGTGGTGACAGGACTGTATATAAACCGTCGCTGGCCACGGCTCTGCGATCAGCTACAACGGCCTATAAAGGTTCTCTCGCTGGTGTTTATGTTCGCCGTGGTGGTGATGATTAGCTGGGCTAATCGGGCGGTGTTACCTGAGCTGATGCCGTTGCTGAGTCCTGCGATTATTCTGCTTGCCAGCAGTGCTATGGTGTTTGCGATGCTGGTAGCCCGCTATCTGCTACGACTTAACACGGAAACGGCGCTGACGCTCGGCATTGAGACCGGGATTCAGAATGCCGGTACGGCATTAATGGTAACCGGCGCGATTCTGCAGCAACCGGAGATGTCGCTGACAGTGCTGTTGTATGGCATTCTGATGCAAGTACCTGCAGTGCTGCTGATTCTGTGGCGCAACAGCCCGGTGAGGTGGCGATCCGTGCTAGTCAATGCCAAGTAA